The following coding sequences are from one Gemmatimonadota bacterium window:
- a CDS encoding helix-hairpin-helix domain-containing protein, which translates to MTARGTGEACQVTRAERRSLLTLGVLALGGHFLHAARGAANGPPGAVTLLDPAGDGDPLAHRDSAVALAAPLGTGERVDIDRAGVAELQRLPGVGPALAKRIVADRERRGAFGGTAGLDRVAGVGPAMLTKLAPHLSFSARTADAGGVATAAGFDPNRAGVAEWDALPGIGPTRAKAIVAFRDSAGPFRRLDDLRRVPGLPASVLRGLAAHLQLP; encoded by the coding sequence ATGACGGCGCGGGGTACCGGCGAGGCTTGCCAGGTGACCCGCGCCGAACGCCGTTCCCTCCTCACCCTCGGGGTGCTGGCCCTTGGTGGCCATTTTCTCCACGCCGCCCGCGGGGCCGCGAATGGCCCGCCGGGAGCCGTCACCCTCCTCGACCCGGCCGGCGACGGTGACCCGCTCGCCCATCGCGACAGCGCCGTGGCCCTTGCCGCCCCACTCGGCACGGGGGAGCGGGTCGACATCGACCGGGCCGGGGTCGCCGAACTGCAGCGGCTGCCGGGAGTCGGGCCGGCGCTGGCAAAACGGATCGTGGCGGATCGCGAGAGGCGCGGGGCGTTTGGCGGCACGGCCGGACTGGACCGCGTCGCCGGCGTCGGCCCGGCGATGCTCACCAAGCTGGCCCCGCACCTCAGCTTCAGTGCCCGGACGGCCGATGCTGGGGGAGTGGCCACTGCTGCGGGATTCGACCCGAATCGCGCGGGGGTGGCAGAATGGGATGCCTTGCCGGGCATCGGCCCAACTCGAGCGAAGGCAATTGTAGCATTTCGCGACAGCGCGGGCCCATTTCGCCGTCTCGACGACCTCCGACGGGTCCCCGGACTGCCTGCCAGCGTGCTTCGCGGCCTCGCCGCGCACCTCCAACTGCCCTGA
- a CDS encoding M28 family peptidase, whose protein sequence is MRRSFLPAALALLAGCADGSEAQLVKEFDGAAALTRVEQQLAFGPRIPGTPGHAAMAAWLDSLARAGADTVVVQRWWHRTLTGDSIPQVNVIARFNPAATERILYVAHWDTRPRTDGPGQKDTTQVVPGANDGGSGVAILLGVMDALKKQRPTQGVDLLFADGEDYGHFTTPLGPDVLIGSTYFAKNLPGPAKPRFAVLFDMVGDKDLRLPIEGFSQIAAPDIVDLVWGTAEKMGYGHIFVRESGQAMTDDHTPLIAAGIRAIDVIDFSYPPWHTKDDTIDKVSAASLGAVGNVAVGTIRRAEAGGK, encoded by the coding sequence ATGAGACGCAGCTTCCTGCCCGCGGCGCTCGCCCTGCTCGCCGGTTGTGCCGATGGCAGCGAGGCGCAGCTGGTGAAGGAGTTCGACGGCGCCGCAGCGCTGACGCGCGTCGAACAGCAGCTCGCCTTCGGCCCGCGCATTCCGGGCACGCCGGGACACGCGGCCATGGCGGCCTGGCTCGACTCGCTGGCGCGCGCCGGGGCGGACACGGTGGTGGTGCAACGGTGGTGGCATCGGACGCTCACCGGCGACTCGATCCCACAGGTCAACGTCATCGCCCGCTTCAATCCGGCGGCGACGGAGCGGATCCTCTACGTGGCCCACTGGGACACGCGCCCCCGCACCGACGGTCCCGGGCAGAAGGACACCACGCAGGTGGTGCCCGGCGCCAACGATGGCGGGTCAGGCGTGGCGATTCTGCTCGGGGTGATGGATGCGCTCAAGAAGCAGCGGCCGACGCAGGGCGTCGACCTGCTCTTTGCCGATGGCGAGGACTACGGCCATTTCACCACGCCGCTCGGTCCGGATGTGCTGATCGGGTCGACCTACTTCGCCAAGAACCTGCCGGGGCCCGCGAAGCCGCGCTTCGCCGTCCTCTTCGATATGGTGGGCGACAAGGATCTCCGCCTCCCGATCGAGGGCTTTTCGCAGATCGCCGCCCCCGACATCGTCGACCTGGTCTGGGGGACGGCCGAGAAGATGGGGTACGGCCACATCTTCGTCCGCGAATCCGGGCAGGCGATGACCGATGACCATACGCCGCTGATCGCCGCCGGCATCCGCGCCATCGACGTGATCGACTTCAGCTACCCGCCCTGGCACACCAAGGACGACACCATCGACAAGGTGTCGGCGGCGAGCCTGGGTGCCGTGGGGAACGTCGCGGTCGGAACGATCCGCCGGGCCGAGGCGGGCGGCAAATAG